In one Thioclava sp. ES.031 genomic region, the following are encoded:
- a CDS encoding LuxR family transcriptional regulator translates to MNEIAPAGFYLALRVGYAFPEAELNRLNDDWVDMYTQQGLVVQDPSMHWIYHNVGYVRWSDLKDDPRGVVEMARQMGLLFGATISYNTSSDAGRRSHAVLFRSDRDFTDAELHEAFQMLKTLHVDASQRSLTDAELEAIRYRADGLLIKQIAAKLAISESGVKARLSSASRKLGARNAIEMLAIATSRRLI, encoded by the coding sequence TTGAATGAAATCGCCCCTGCCGGGTTTTATCTCGCGCTTAGGGTTGGATATGCATTCCCCGAAGCCGAACTCAACCGTCTGAATGACGACTGGGTCGACATGTACACCCAACAAGGTTTGGTCGTGCAGGATCCGTCGATGCACTGGATCTACCACAATGTCGGTTACGTACGTTGGTCCGACCTGAAGGACGATCCCCGCGGCGTCGTCGAGATGGCGCGGCAGATGGGGCTGCTCTTCGGCGCCACGATCTCCTACAACACGTCAAGCGATGCTGGGCGGCGCAGTCACGCGGTCCTGTTCCGGTCGGATCGCGACTTCACCGATGCCGAACTTCACGAAGCTTTCCAGATGCTTAAGACCTTGCATGTCGACGCCTCGCAACGCTCGCTCACGGATGCCGAACTCGAGGCGATCCGCTACCGGGCCGACGGGCTCTTGATCAAACAGATCGCCGCGAAGCTCGCAATTTCCGAGAGCGGCGTGAAAGCGCGGCTGTCTTCTGCGAGCCGAAAACTGGGCGCGCGCAACGCGATTGAGATGCTCGCGATTGCGACCTCAAGGCGATTGATCTAG